TTCCGCTGATGGCAAAAGAGGCATTGCTCCGCGCGTATTAACTCCAAGCTTATCCCTCATCGCCCTAAATTCAGTTTCTGAAATGACATCGCGAGCACACTGACGAATCATTGCCTCCTTCATGCCCGTTATCGTGCTGGCAAGCACATATTTCCACAGGTGTTTTTCATTGGCGTAAAGATCACGCACTATCTGATAAGACAACAGTGATGAAATTTCCTGTAAGACGGCAACCGGATCCTGAAGAACTATCATGGCACCACTGCCGGGCATTAACTGCTCTGCAGCCTGCAATAAATTAGCGCCAGCAGCAGGAAGCGGCTGAAAAGAGGATGCCGAATAATCTTTCATTTCAGCATAAACGGATAAAGAGTGATGTTCAGCAACAACTTCGCTCAACCGGGAAAGCGCTAGCAGATTTTCTCCCTGCCCGTTGTTAAGCCAGGCGTCCATATCAAACTTTTGCATCGTTCTCTGACGAACACTGGGATCTTCATATTTTTTCCTGATCGCTGGTGTCCATTTATTTTCCGACCAGCCAAACCAGAATACACCGTTCTTCATGGGAGGGGGCATTATCGGCAAAGTCACCAGAGAAGCGCGAGCCAGCTCATCTGGTTTAGTTATGCAGGGCTTCATTTCACCGCTTAACAAGCCTGGTGGTATATAACCAGAGCCAGGTAAAGGATAATAATAGCCCTGTTTCGTTACATAATAATCCTGCCAGCGGTCGATCATCTCATCATAGACATGGAGATAGCCCTCCCTCAGTAAACGCCCCGTATAGGATGTTTTTCCACCAGGAACAATAGACGGATAAACTTCTTCCGGTAAGTGAGGAACTTTATCGTTCTTATCTGCAATGCCGGGACGTATTGGTAAAACGGGTAAACCATAGCGACTGCAAAAACCACACCCCTGATTACTTTTTTCCATCGTCACATTCCTTTCAACGCCCTGACTGAATAACGATCTCCTGCCATTGAATATCACTCAGGTTTCTTACTGTTCGGAAAAATATTCCCGGCTTATTGTTTGCATATTTTAGCAAATTCTGGATTACAGGAGCGCGCCAAAAATCAGGTGAACGAGTTAAGGCACTACAGGTGAAAATAATTAAATCATCGTCGTGCTCAAGCCCCAAACCTCTTCCCTGATTTAATAAATTTTCAATCTCCTGACTGCATCGCTGGCGCTCCTGAATATTACTACCAATTTCCATTTCATTTAGTACGCAGTTTATCAAACCAATATTTTGCAACCGGGAAAATGGCGGAGTATTGCCGCTTTCTGCGTCAGCAGAACCGCTTTGCGAGGAACGATACTCTAAGCTATGCCATTGTCCTTCAATCCACAGAGTCCAGTGTGTGATTTGATTAACAGGAAGGAAAGCCATTAACTCTTTCCATGTAAACATCCAGAAAAAGTGAATTAACACGCGCGGATCATAGTAACGAATGATATAGTTTTGATGCCTTTCATCAGTAAAAAGCATGGCTTTAATCAGCGAACTGCGAATCTCTTGCGCAGAGCTGTCGCTTCGAAACACTAACTTACATAGCGGAGGTACGTCTGAAGACGTCGCCTGACCCAGCTGCTGCATCAACGTTTGCCAACCATCCGCCTTCATCTCTTTTAGCGGCAGCAACCACGGATAGAGCGGAGCCTGAGGTTGCAGCATGGGTGAAACCATTTCCAGCACCGGCCACGATTTATCAATATCCGGATGCTGCATTCTGTCAATAATGGCAAAATCATGCTGGCCTAATGGCAGCGGATTTTCCAGGTAGTGTGGTTGCATCTTTGCGTCCTCACTTCAACGGTACGGTAGCACTGCCCTGAATAAGCGCTTCAGATGCTGCATTTTCACAGGCGGTAAATTTAGGGAACGGAGCCTGCTGCATTGCAGGACCAGCGTAATTAAAGTCAGCGCTCTTCACGTTAAACTCACCACCGGTGCCGTTCTCTATTTTTGTCGGGTCAATTGTCAGAAAAGAGCCACCGCATTGCAGCGTAATTTTCTTCTTAGCTGAAATGATAATTTCATCATCGGTACTGGTAACAGAAAGCGCTTTGGCAGCAATGATATCCATACCATCACTCTGTGCCTGAATTTCAACCATTCCTTTAGCTGCTACCAGTTTCATGCCTAATTCATGCACAAATGCAACAAAGCCTTTTTTAGCCGCCAGAACCATGCGCTTGAGCGCACTGACCTCTGTATTACCACCAGCAGTAAATATTTGGTTATGGTTTGCGCTCAGCTGAATATGCTGAGGCGTGGACAGTGCTATACCTCCGGGCGCTCCGGCAACGATAACCGGCTCTTGAAGCTGGTCTACGCTTTGCTGCAAAAACTGTTGTTGACTGTTCTCATCCAATCCATCAATTTTTGCCGTTATCAGGACATCAGACAGCGACTGCGCCAGCGCTAATGCATCAGCGAGCTGACGCTTAATTTCATCCATACTCAACTGCTGCGCCATCGCTTTCGGCTGGGCCTGCGTTGTCAGCAGTAAACCTTTACCGCCGCGAACGGCGATCCAGTCATCAGTGCGGATTTCGGCCCCCTCGCCCCGCTGCTGCCGCTCGCTGTCCACCAGGTGGCCGAGGTTCAGCTGGCTTTTGCCACCATACTCCGTGGAGATTTTGATATGCTCCTGGCCGCGGCTGTCGTCCAGACGAATTTTGTTATTACTCGGCGTGCGCAGTACGTTGCGCTTGTAGTTACGGATAGTGACGTGATCCGGGTGGGCCGAATCATGCAGCACGCCGGCAATATAGGGACGATCCGGGTTGCCATCCTCAAAGCCTATCGCTACCTCGGTGCCCGCCAGCAGCGGCAAATGCAGGCCGTAAGTGTCGCCAGCATAGGGGCGCGCCTGGCGCACCCACAGGCTTTCGAAGCCGGTTTCCCAGATGTCGCGATCGAACAGCATATTGACGCGATAACGTCCGTCTTTATCGATATGCCCGTAGGTATCGTTTTCAGTGGTGCTGGTAACGCGTGCCGGTAGCGTACCCGCCATTACCGGGCGCTCGCCCGGCGCGGGGCGGAAGCTGTAATCGGTGCTGTCCGGGATGGCGTCAAAATGGATTTCGAAACTTCTGTCGCGTCGCGCATGGCTGTGCATATGCGTAATCACCACGCCCTTCGTGAAAACCTCCGTGACCTCTTTTCCGCCGCTGACCTGTAATAGCTGGCCCGGCGTCAGCGTTGCACAGCTGGTTATTCCTTTAAGCCGCGTTTGGTCGTTCAGGTAACGCTCATGGCGCAAACGAGCATAGAATGCACCCGTTTCCGGCTGCGGATAGCGCTCAGCGGCATTGCCTGCCGTCAGGTAATTGTCGGCGTAGTGATAGGCTTCGCCATAGGTGGTGACATCGCTGCGGGAGACATCAGCCTGCGCATTCATCTCCGCCGTCGCCTGGCGATAGTTATAGTCGCGGGTGCTGACCTGTTTCTCTACCACGCGGTGGCGGCTCTCCATGCCCCATACCGATTCCACTCCCTCGTCGTGCTGCCCGGAAGGCGGCACCGAAGGCAGAGTTATCGCCGCTTCGTGGCCCTGCCGACTGTCGCTGAACTCTACAACGTCGATGTTGAGGCGCGTATCGGTGGTGAAACGAAACCAGATGCCCACCTCGCCCAGCAGGCGAGTAATAAAGTGCAAATCGTCTTCGCCGTACTGCATCACCTGCTCACGACGCGGGTATGTCTGACTCAGCGAAAAGAGAAAATCCTGGCCGCGCAGGCCGTGACGCTCGCGCAGGATTTTTTCCACAATCTGCGGTACCGACATATCCTGATAAATCGCGTTCTGATGGGATCGATCGAGCAGCGCCAGACGTGGCTGTAACGTCAGCGCGTAGCGGGTTTCATCCCGTGAGGTGCTGAGGCGCTCAAATCCGGTAACCACGCCCTGCATGACACGTACCGGCTGCTGGATTTTCAGGCCGAATCCCTGCGCT
The sequence above is a segment of the Mixta intestinalis genome. Coding sequences within it:
- a CDS encoding type VI secretion system Vgr family protein; translation: MSTNPTSIRFSHSHHLLAVRDCHTILDVLAFEGEERLSQPFRYRIEFTSPDHAISRDTMLMKPASLTLQAPVAQGFGLKIQQPVRVMQGVVTGFERLSTSRDETRYALTLQPRLALLDRSHQNAIYQDMSVPQIVEKILRERHGLRGQDFLFSLSQTYPRREQVMQYGEDDLHFITRLLGEVGIWFRFTTDTRLNIDVVEFSDSRQGHEAAITLPSVPPSGQHDEGVESVWGMESRHRVVEKQVSTRDYNYRQATAEMNAQADVSRSDVTTYGEAYHYADNYLTAGNAAERYPQPETGAFYARLRHERYLNDQTRLKGITSCATLTPGQLLQVSGGKEVTEVFTKGVVITHMHSHARRDRSFEIHFDAIPDSTDYSFRPAPGERPVMAGTLPARVTSTTENDTYGHIDKDGRYRVNMLFDRDIWETGFESLWVRQARPYAGDTYGLHLPLLAGTEVAIGFEDGNPDRPYIAGVLHDSAHPDHVTIRNYKRNVLRTPSNNKIRLDDSRGQEHIKISTEYGGKSQLNLGHLVDSERQQRGEGAEIRTDDWIAVRGGKGLLLTTQAQPKAMAQQLSMDEIKRQLADALALAQSLSDVLITAKIDGLDENSQQQFLQQSVDQLQEPVIVAGAPGGIALSTPQHIQLSANHNQIFTAGGNTEVSALKRMVLAAKKGFVAFVHELGMKLVAAKGMVEIQAQSDGMDIIAAKALSVTSTDDEIIISAKKKITLQCGGSFLTIDPTKIENGTGGEFNVKSADFNYAGPAMQQAPFPKFTACENAASEALIQGSATVPLK
- a CDS encoding DUF4123 domain-containing protein, producing the protein MQPHYLENPLPLGQHDFAIIDRMQHPDIDKSWPVLEMVSPMLQPQAPLYPWLLPLKEMKADGWQTLMQQLGQATSSDVPPLCKLVFRSDSSAQEIRSSLIKAMLFTDERHQNYIIRYYDPRVLIHFFWMFTWKELMAFLPVNQITHWTLWIEGQWHSLEYRSSQSGSADAESGNTPPFSRLQNIGLINCVLNEMEIGSNIQERQRCSQEIENLLNQGRGLGLEHDDDLIIFTCSALTRSPDFWRAPVIQNLLKYANNKPGIFFRTVRNLSDIQWQEIVIQSGR